ACAGGCTGCGCCAGGTCGATCAGATATGTATACGCGGGGACCACCTTAAACTTTTTCCAGATAAAAGGCTGGGTGTCTGTGACATTCAGGTTAAGCGCGCATGAGACCATGGAACATGAAACCTTATCTATGAAATCGGCCATTAGGGTCAGCGCTTCCTTCCAGGTGTTCATGATCGTCGCGGGATTTTGAGCGTCCATTTTAAGAAAAGGACCTATGGCGGGAGTGTATAAGGGGTCCCGGTAGATGGAAAGACCGAATCTGTTTTCCTTATATAAAATGAACCCGCCGATAAGCCTGTCGTTGTCAGTGTAAATACCGTAAGGCGTCACCTTGTCCGCGAAAATATCGGCCCACTCAAGGGAATTGAATATCGTTCCGCAGGATAATGCCAGATTGTTGTAGTCCGCCCTGTCCTGCTGTCTTAATCCCGCTATCTTCATTGCTTGCTTCCGCCTGTCTTTTTAATTGATCCTCTCAGGAGATGCCCATTGAAAAGACTGCTTTAATCTGCCCCTGATAAAGGCCTCTAAACCGGCTATCATGTACGCGATGATAAATATGATTAATGCAAACAGCAATCCGTAAACCGCGCTGTTCCCCTCTCTGAGCTGTTGGGGCATGCTTTTTATTGCCGTATGGTGGATAAGATAAACAGCGTAAGAACTAAAGGCGAGCCATGATAACAGCCTGGCAAAAAAACCTGTCCGGCTTATTAATACAGATACATTCCACAGGGTAATAAAGACGCATAGCTCTATCATTGAATGAGTAAGTCCGTAGCTAAGTCCCTCGTTGGTAAGATTGACTAAAACGGTTAGAAGGGCGATGCAGAAGACAGTTTGCAGAGGCCCTTCAATAATGTCCTGCGATCTTTTCGGGTCACGAGTAAACATGTCTCCCAGTACAATTCCGAGGCCGAACTGCCCTGCCCTGCTTAGCGGCAAGGTCCATACAAACGTATTGCAATAAACAATTTCAAGGGCTATCAGGCTGATAACGAACAGTGTGTTCCCAAGTTTTTTTTTCATCCATATCAGGGCCGGGAATAACAGATAGAGCATGAAGATATACGGCACAAACCATAAGGGGCCGTTGACGAGGCCCAACTCTTCGCGCCATTGCGGGTTAAAGTTGCCGAGCATGAACATGTTGCCTAACAATCCCTGCCATGTGACCTTTTCGCCGGAAAAGTAAGCGCGTGAATACGCGATGACCAGTATGGACCAGAAAAGAGGCAGCAGCCTTGCAAGTCTCTTGCGGTAAAATTTCATCCAGTATTTTTTGTCGTGCGATTTGGAGCAATAGTAGTTCATCGACAGACCGATACCACTTATTATCACGAACGCGCCTAACGCCAGGTCCCCGAATTGAAAAATAAATATCAGGAAATTATTCAGGGCTGCCGACACATCTCCGTATGAAACATTCAGGTACATATAATTCTGATGAAGTGTCGCAGGGAACCTGTACGGCTGCCAATGATACATGATTATTGACAGGGCCGCAAAACTCCTGATGCCGTCCAGTGCTTTAATGTTTGTAAATCTGCCGGTGCTTTCGATAACACTCTCATTGCCGCGCATTTTGTAACTGAGCATAATAAGGATTATTCCAATGAAGGCAAAATAAGTTTTAACATTCATGGCGGTCACGACATTACTCCTGGTGTAAAGTTTTGCGAGGTATGGATTACTGAAAAGGCCGTATGGAACAAACCAGACCCCAATAGCGCATAAGACGCCAAGCGGCAGCAAAAGCTTCTTAATATAATTTGTACCAAACTTGTTCATTCAGCTATCTTGATATATTCTGCGGACAATTTATTTGAGAACAGACTTTGATATATATTCAAAAGCTTCTTGCATTCCATGTCCCAGTTATATTTCTCCAATACAGCCTTTCTCCCGTTCAGCCCCATCTGTTTTCTCAGGCCGGCATTATCATATAAAAACCCGATTGCGGCAGCGATCTTTTCGGGGTCGGCAGGGTCCACTGATATGCCGCAATTAATGTCTGAGACCAGTTTCTTTAATTTCGGAAAGTCTGAAACAACAACAGACAATCCCGCGATCATATACTCGAACAGCTTTATTATATTTTCACCGGAAACATGCAGATACGCCGGAACAGGCTGAAATAGCGCAAGCCCTATGTCCGCCTGAAGAAGATGACCGCTCACTTCCTGCCAGGGGACACAGCCATGGTATTTGACATTTTTGAATGATTTAATACGCTCTATCAACCCGCTGTCCCTGGTATCGCCCAATAAATGTAATTCAATATCTTTGCCTTTCAGGCATTGCATGGCTTCCAGCATGACATCAATGCCGCGCTCCCTGGAAAGGCCGCCCGCGTATATTACTTTCAGAACGGTGTTGCTTTTATTATTTACTTCACGGGCAAAATCCAAAGGTGGATAGTTCGCAATTACCTCCGGCGCGTACCTCTCAAACCGGGGCTTGATATAAGAGCCAGCCGTAATTACGCGATCAAAAAACCTGCATGAAAATTTTTCCATCGCTCCCGCAAGGTATGACACCGGTTTTCTCAATCCCGGACTGATCCAGTATTTGGACAGGATCTGCTTCTCATAATCCTCATGCACATCATAAATAACTTTCTTGAAAGTGAGCATTTTCAAGAGCACCCCGGCGAATAACAGCTCGGGATCATGGAAGTGATAAATGTCCGCTTTTTGTCTCAGCGCCTTATATAAAAGCATTGCATTCAGGCCCAATATCCGGTGGACCCTGTTTCGGGCCTTTTTCAGGGCAATTATTTTGACCCCGTCAACAACCTCGTCACTGTCATGCTGTGCGATCAGTGCGACCTCATGCCCGGCCTTAGAAAGAGATTTGCATTGCTTATGAAAGATCCGGTCATCAAAAGGCCCGTGCGCGGTCGTCAGATGACAAACCTTAATTTTTCGCGTTGATAATGTCTTCATAAATCCTGACCGTTTCTTCAGCGTTCCTCTGCCATGAGAACTTCCGTTCGATAATGGCCCTGCCGTTTCTGCCCATCTCCATGGCCAATCCGTTGCTGTTAAGTAGAAACTCGATGGCGCTGCGCAACGCGTCCTCATCTTTGCTGTTAATAAGAATGCCGCTTTCTCCGTCTATGACTGCTTCAGGTATTCCGCCGACTCTTGTCGAAATGACCGGAAGGCCGCAGGCCATTGCCTCAAGAATTGCATTTGGAAGGCCTTCATAATAAGTAGGCAGCACGAACAGGTCCGCTGCTTTCAGCCAGAGGAACATCTCTTTGTGGGGACGGCTTCCGGTCAAATGTATTCTCCTGCCCAGGTCATTTGACAATAATATTTTTTTAACATCCCCCGTTTCCGGTCCATCGCCTAACAGGATGAGATGCAGATCAGCCCTCTTCTGTTTTAATTTCTTAAAGGCGTTTATTAATTCAAATATGCCTTTATCTTTATCAATGCTGCCTGCAAAAATAAGGACCGTGTCTTTACTGGAAATTCCCAATTTACTCCTGGTCATCTTCCGGAATTCCCCGCTTCCGTGGGGATCGTTAAAATCGCATCCGTTGTATACAACCTGGATTTCTTTTGCCGGATTTTCAAGGCCCATGGCCGCGTTCTTTAATGCGCTGCTTACGCTTATTAACCGGTCGGCCCCTGAAATGACTCTCCTGGTCAGATGCATTGTGAGTTTTTCATAGTGCGGGTAGATATTTATATCGCTGCCTCTGAGGCTGCAAACAAGCGGGAGATTGAATTTTTTTTTGATCATCAGCCCGACGTAGCCGTCATATGTCGCGGTATGGGCATGGACCAGATGGGGCTGATAAAATTTTATCATTGAGTTAAGAAGCCTGTTTATCCCGATGTACATCGCAAAACACGACAAACCGTGATACCATTGCGCGGGCAGGTGAATATAACGCGGGTAATGCACCGGCACGCCGTCTATCTCATCGAACCCTGCAACCATACCGTATTTTTTCCACCTGGACTTAAACCGGAGAAGCCTGGGAGCGTAGGGGACTGGAGAAATTATCATCACTTCGCATCCAGCCTTTGCAAGGTACTTTGCCTGGTTGTGGATAAACATCCCGTTGTTGGGATACATCCTGTTGGGATACATATGGGAGAGAACAAGTATTCTCATTACGATGCCTGCGCCTTACGTGAAATCGCCCTTGGCCTGACTGGCGGAAACGTTAGAATTCCACCGGCACATGTGATATGACCAGCCTTGTCTTGCCCCTGCCTGTTATATTGATGCTGTCGCATTCCTCAACACGTATATTCACCGACTGCCCGATCGCGCCCTTAATAATGTCTGTCATCCCTGTAAGTTCCGCTCCTGAGAAGCTGTCGTTCCTGACGATCTTCATCGTAATATTCCGGGCGTCGTTCTGAATGATTTGATATTGGCTGATGCCCTTTATGGACCTGAAACGGTTTGCAAAGAAAATGGACGGAACATAGTTTCCGTCTTCCGCCCTCAGGAAATCCTGCGCCCTGCCCTGCAGGC
This region of Nitrospirota bacterium genomic DNA includes:
- a CDS encoding acyltransferase, with protein sequence MNKFGTNYIKKLLLPLGVLCAIGVWFVPYGLFSNPYLAKLYTRSNVVTAMNVKTYFAFIGIILIMLSYKMRGNESVIESTGRFTNIKALDGIRSFAALSIIMYHWQPYRFPATLHQNYMYLNVSYGDVSAALNNFLIFIFQFGDLALGAFVIISGIGLSMNYYCSKSHDKKYWMKFYRKRLARLLPLFWSILVIAYSRAYFSGEKVTWQGLLGNMFMLGNFNPQWREELGLVNGPLWFVPYIFMLYLLFPALIWMKKKLGNTLFVISLIALEIVYCNTFVWTLPLSRAGQFGLGIVLGDMFTRDPKRSQDIIEGPLQTVFCIALLTVLVNLTNEGLSYGLTHSMIELCVFITLWNVSVLISRTGFFARLLSWLAFSSYAVYLIHHTAIKSMPQQLREGNSAVYGLLFALIIFIIAYMIAGLEAFIRGRLKQSFQWASPERIN
- a CDS encoding glycosyltransferase family 4 protein; protein product: MKTLSTRKIKVCHLTTAHGPFDDRIFHKQCKSLSKAGHEVALIAQHDSDEVVDGVKIIALKKARNRVHRILGLNAMLLYKALRQKADIYHFHDPELLFAGVLLKMLTFKKVIYDVHEDYEKQILSKYWISPGLRKPVSYLAGAMEKFSCRFFDRVITAGSYIKPRFERYAPEVIANYPPLDFAREVNNKSNTVLKVIYAGGLSRERGIDVMLEAMQCLKGKDIELHLLGDTRDSGLIERIKSFKNVKYHGCVPWQEVSGHLLQADIGLALFQPVPAYLHVSGENIIKLFEYMIAGLSVVVSDFPKLKKLVSDINCGISVDPADPEKIAAAIGFLYDNAGLRKQMGLNGRKAVLEKYNWDMECKKLLNIYQSLFSNKLSAEYIKIAE
- a CDS encoding glycosyltransferase family 4 protein, whose amino-acid sequence is MRILVLSHMYPNRMYPNNGMFIHNQAKYLAKAGCEVMIISPVPYAPRLLRFKSRWKKYGMVAGFDEIDGVPVHYPRYIHLPAQWYHGLSCFAMYIGINRLLNSMIKFYQPHLVHAHTATYDGYVGLMIKKKFNLPLVCSLRGSDINIYPHYEKLTMHLTRRVISGADRLISVSSALKNAAMGLENPAKEIQVVYNGCDFNDPHGSGEFRKMTRSKLGISSKDTVLIFAGSIDKDKGIFELINAFKKLKQKRADLHLILLGDGPETGDVKKILLSNDLGRRIHLTGSRPHKEMFLWLKAADLFVLPTYYEGLPNAILEAMACGLPVISTRVGGIPEAVIDGESGILINSKDEDALRSAIEFLLNSNGLAMEMGRNGRAIIERKFSWQRNAEETVRIYEDIINAKN